A DNA window from Agarivorans sp. TSD2052 contains the following coding sequences:
- the argH gene encoding argininosuccinate lyase: MALWGGRFSQAADTRFKQFNDSLRFDYRLAEQDITGSIAWSKALLSVGVINADEQARLESALLDLGKQVAENPQQILGSDAEDIHSWVEIQLIQRVGDLGKKLHTGRSRNDQVATDLKLWCKSQGIELLEHLDKLQQKLVKFARQQQDTVLPGYTHLQRAQPVTFSHWAMAYVEMFERDYSRLQDALSRLDVSPLGCGALAGTAYPMDRQQIAKDLGFRRATRNSLDSVSDRDHVVELISTASISMIHLSRMAEDLIFYNSGESAFLDLSDQVTSGSSLMPQKKNPDALELIRGKTGRVYGALSGIMMTLKALPLAYNKDMQEDKEGLFDALDTWGDCLAMAELVLDDMDVHEETTTEAAKGGYSNATELADYLVAKGIPFREAHHIVGIAVVKAIEKGVPLEDLTLAEFKELAPEIEDDVYPNLSLESTLAKRQALGGVAPEQVEHALTEAETRLSKRNVKGLYVRSARMTDLDTIEDMVNYWSQAGENLPRPRPELVQAVGDFTVSEQAGKVTGCASLYLYDTGLAEIRSLGVNPGSQRVGQGRAMVQHLMKKAQKMEIEKVFVLTRVPEFFMKLGFSPTSKNMLPEKVMKDCDICPRQHACDEVALEFIIDNDTLIHKQSVA; this comes from the coding sequence ATGGCATTGTGGGGTGGGCGTTTTAGCCAAGCTGCAGATACCAGATTTAAGCAGTTTAATGATTCGTTACGTTTTGATTATCGTTTAGCGGAGCAAGACATAACTGGGTCAATTGCATGGTCGAAGGCCTTGCTGAGCGTAGGTGTGATTAACGCCGACGAGCAAGCGCGTTTAGAATCGGCTTTATTGGATTTGGGTAAACAAGTTGCTGAAAACCCGCAACAAATTTTAGGTAGTGATGCTGAAGATATTCACTCTTGGGTAGAGATTCAACTTATCCAGCGAGTGGGTGACTTAGGTAAAAAGTTGCACACTGGCCGTAGCCGCAATGACCAAGTCGCCACTGACTTGAAACTGTGGTGTAAGAGTCAGGGTATTGAATTGCTTGAGCACCTAGACAAACTACAACAAAAATTGGTTAAGTTTGCCCGTCAGCAGCAAGATACGGTTTTGCCAGGTTATACTCACCTGCAACGTGCCCAGCCAGTCACCTTTTCTCACTGGGCAATGGCCTATGTAGAAATGTTTGAGCGAGATTACTCTCGACTACAAGATGCTTTAAGTCGCTTAGATGTTTCCCCCTTGGGGTGTGGCGCATTAGCTGGAACAGCTTATCCAATGGATCGCCAGCAAATAGCCAAAGATTTGGGTTTTCGCCGTGCCACCCGTAACAGCTTAGATTCCGTTTCAGACCGTGACCATGTAGTTGAACTTATCTCTACCGCGTCTATCAGCATGATTCACTTGTCACGCATGGCTGAAGATCTCATCTTCTATAATTCTGGCGAGTCAGCGTTCTTAGATTTGTCTGATCAGGTGACCTCTGGTTCATCATTGATGCCACAAAAGAAAAACCCTGATGCTTTAGAGCTTATCCGAGGGAAAACCGGCCGAGTATACGGTGCGTTGTCAGGCATTATGATGACCTTAAAAGCGCTACCGCTGGCTTACAACAAAGATATGCAAGAAGATAAAGAAGGTTTGTTTGATGCGCTAGATACCTGGGGCGACTGTTTAGCAATGGCTGAACTGGTTCTCGATGATATGGACGTGCACGAAGAAACCACCACCGAAGCCGCAAAAGGTGGTTATTCTAATGCTACTGAATTGGCCGATTACTTGGTGGCTAAAGGTATTCCTTTCCGAGAAGCTCACCATATTGTGGGGATTGCGGTGGTGAAAGCGATTGAGAAAGGGGTTCCCTTGGAAGACCTTACTCTGGCTGAGTTTAAAGAGCTGGCGCCAGAGATCGAAGATGACGTTTATCCTAACTTGTCGCTGGAGTCTACCTTAGCTAAACGTCAAGCTTTAGGTGGGGTAGCCCCTGAACAAGTTGAGCACGCGCTAACTGAAGCTGAAACTCGCTTGTCTAAACGCAACGTGAAAGGCTTATATGTACGCTCGGCGCGTATGACCGACCTAGATACCATTGAAGACATGGTGAACTATTGGTCTCAAGCGGGCGAAAACTTACCACGTCCTCGCCCAGAACTTGTACAAGCGGTGGGTGATTTTACTGTGAGTGAACAAGCCGGCAAGGTGACTGGCTGTGCATCCCTATACTTGTACGACACCGGTTTGGCTGAAATACGCTCGCTTGGAGTGAATCCTGGTTCGCAACGGGTTGGCCAAGGTCGCGCGATGGTACAGCACTTAATGAAGAAAGCTCAGAAAATGGAAATTGAGAAAGTATTTGTACTGACTCGTGTTCCGGAGTTCTTTATGAAGCTAGGCTTTAGCCCAACCTCAAAGAATATGCTGCCAGAGAAGGTAATGAAAGATTGTGATATTTGTCCGCGTCAACATGCCTGTGATGAAGTTGCTTTGGAGTTTATCATTGATAACGACACGCTGATCCATAAGCAGAGTGTGGCTTAG
- a CDS encoding MmcQ/YjbR family DNA-binding protein: MEYQALKDYLMAKPETIMELPFAPDVPVFKVRGKMFALVGWKDGVMNMNLKCQPEQIDALIDIYPAITRGYHMNKRHWLTLYFDGSDAEREAFRLIDNSFELVVKGMNKKAQSELLAAN, from the coding sequence ATGGAATATCAAGCGCTCAAAGACTATTTAATGGCAAAGCCAGAGACCATCATGGAGCTGCCATTTGCTCCCGACGTACCGGTGTTTAAAGTACGCGGAAAAATGTTCGCTTTGGTAGGCTGGAAAGACGGCGTAATGAACATGAACTTAAAATGCCAACCCGAGCAAATAGATGCGCTTATTGATATTTACCCGGCGATTACCCGAGGCTACCACATGAATAAGCGCCATTGGCTGACCTTGTATTTTGACGGTAGCGATGCAGAACGAGAAGCCTTTCGCCTTATCGATAACTCTTTTGAACTGGTGGTTAAAGGAATGAACAAAAAAGCCCAATCAGAGCTGTTAGCGGCTAACTAA
- a CDS encoding response regulator: MEQLLILCVDDEREVLDSVLHDIGTLSPPFTIDGAESVAEAREVIKEFEAQGGKLALILADHIMPDELGIDFLIDLNHSDNCEPAKKILLTGQAGLHDTIEAINRGGLNYYLAKPWSEEQLLEIVKEKLTDYVLEHCDNPMPYAQALDGERIFSYVSQHRMDMSS, from the coding sequence ATGGAACAGTTACTGATTTTATGTGTCGATGATGAACGTGAAGTACTTGATAGCGTGCTACATGACATCGGAACATTAAGCCCCCCCTTTACCATAGACGGAGCAGAGAGCGTAGCCGAAGCTCGCGAAGTAATCAAAGAGTTTGAAGCGCAAGGGGGAAAATTGGCCTTGATACTGGCTGACCACATAATGCCCGACGAACTCGGCATTGATTTCTTAATAGACCTTAATCACTCAGACAACTGCGAACCGGCAAAAAAAATCTTACTGACTGGGCAAGCCGGTTTACATGACACCATTGAAGCCATTAACCGTGGCGGGTTAAATTACTATTTGGCTAAACCCTGGTCAGAAGAACAACTGCTCGAGATTGTTAAAGAAAAACTGACCGACTACGTATTAGAGCATTGCGACAACCCAATGCCTTACGCTCAAGCGCTTGATGGTGAGCGGATCTTTAGTTACGTATCACAACACCGAATGGACATGAGTAGCTAA
- a CDS encoding ATP-binding protein, producing the protein MTQQHSLLVYSQHSRFEFLNEPTNAWRFWQSATLPPLRTILQQSPALLIIDLELFANSPSDCRVLQHVLSHPGIHLPNVIFYAPQLPSAEQLCLWVNGFKPKFIVSADTSDSEIQSLVEQFWPNSVNDSEQQGWLEQQLAAEVAQFRAHFFDYTALSDQQLSDKVISALYAFFKDNDEDHRCRTYSANHVLTEEGKANQFLWFIAKGEVVLKKRQDAHSLEVARMLAGSLVGGMSFVTGELGFTSAVTTMRTDVIKLDRETFARVLDSSSQLLPLFTNLLLRHFNRRLQKSIRTKLTLQSTLNSLDSAHEQLIEKEKMAVLGQLISGIAHELNNPVAAIIRGSDTIAKQLPQVLDNELSKQQQQLGKQLLHAAFTVIPMSTSEIRHRSKNAVSLFGDAISARKAVTIGLDKPELRQRYLESNNDIESPRFIEELSRYHQIGNFLRNIQVCASRIAGLVKGLKHYAGQDPEQPVQADLNEGIAETLVILENRLRGFDVECDYGLLPIYHCHPIALQQVWTNLIANALDAMGNHGKLIIKSQYIDASPSYISISIEDTGPGISPEIINKIFQLNFTTKREGNFGLGIGLTVCQQIVAQHFGRIEVESELGQFTRFIITLPLSQTGQ; encoded by the coding sequence ATGACCCAACAGCACAGCTTGCTTGTATACAGCCAACACTCTCGGTTTGAGTTCTTGAATGAGCCCACTAATGCTTGGCGTTTTTGGCAATCGGCTACTTTACCTCCGCTTAGAACAATACTGCAGCAATCCCCAGCCCTACTGATTATCGACCTTGAACTATTCGCTAATTCGCCCAGCGATTGTAGAGTGCTTCAACACGTGCTGTCGCACCCCGGCATTCACTTACCCAACGTTATTTTCTACGCCCCACAATTACCTAGCGCAGAGCAACTCTGCTTGTGGGTAAATGGCTTTAAGCCGAAGTTTATTGTGTCAGCCGATACTAGCGACAGTGAAATTCAGAGCCTGGTAGAGCAATTCTGGCCCAATTCGGTCAACGATAGCGAGCAGCAAGGTTGGCTAGAACAACAACTGGCCGCCGAGGTTGCCCAGTTTCGCGCTCACTTCTTTGACTATACAGCCTTAAGTGACCAGCAACTGTCAGATAAAGTCATTTCCGCTTTATATGCTTTTTTTAAAGACAATGATGAAGACCATCGTTGCCGCACATACAGCGCTAATCATGTGCTAACCGAAGAAGGCAAAGCCAATCAGTTTCTTTGGTTTATCGCCAAGGGAGAAGTGGTATTAAAGAAACGCCAAGACGCACATTCTTTAGAAGTAGCCAGAATGCTGGCCGGTTCACTCGTGGGAGGTATGTCATTTGTAACCGGTGAGTTAGGTTTTACCAGCGCCGTGACAACCATGCGCACCGATGTTATCAAGCTGGATAGAGAGACCTTTGCCAGAGTATTAGATTCAAGTAGCCAATTGCTACCTTTGTTCACCAATCTTTTGTTACGCCATTTTAATCGCCGTTTACAAAAAAGTATTCGTACTAAACTTACCCTGCAAAGCACCTTAAACTCTTTAGACTCAGCGCACGAACAGTTAATAGAAAAAGAAAAAATGGCCGTACTTGGCCAGCTCATTTCAGGCATAGCCCATGAATTGAATAATCCTGTAGCGGCAATCATTCGCGGCAGCGACACCATCGCCAAGCAACTACCTCAAGTACTCGATAATGAATTATCTAAGCAGCAGCAACAACTCGGTAAGCAACTACTGCATGCAGCTTTTACCGTCATACCGATGTCCACTAGCGAAATTCGCCATCGCAGTAAAAACGCAGTGTCATTGTTTGGTGATGCCATCAGCGCACGTAAAGCCGTCACTATTGGCTTAGACAAACCGGAACTTCGCCAGCGATACCTAGAATCGAATAACGACATAGAAAGCCCCCGATTTATCGAAGAGCTATCTCGCTACCATCAAATTGGCAACTTCCTGCGTAATATCCAAGTCTGTGCCTCGCGTATCGCCGGGTTGGTAAAGGGACTAAAGCATTACGCAGGTCAAGATCCTGAACAGCCAGTGCAGGCAGATTTAAATGAAGGCATTGCCGAAACCTTAGTGATTCTTGAAAACCGTTTACGCGGCTTTGATGTGGAATGTGACTACGGTTTGTTACCGATATATCACTGCCATCCGATCGCTCTTCAGCAAGTATGGACCAACCTAATCGCCAATGCCTTAGATGCAATGGGCAATCACGGCAAGCTCATCATCAAGAGCCAATATATCGATGCCTCGCCCAGTTATATATCAATCAGTATCGAGGACACCGGCCCAGGAATAAGCCCAGAAATTATCAACAAAATATTCCAACTCAACTTTACCACCAAACGCGAGGGCAATTTTGGGCTGGGTATTGGGCTTACAGTTTGCCAACAAATTGTTGCCCAACATTTCGGCAGAATTGAAGTTGAATCTGAGCTAGGACAATTTACCCGTTTTATTATTACCTTACCATTAAGCCAAACTGGACAATAA
- the rpsJ gene encoding 30S ribosomal protein S10 codes for MQNQRIRIRLKAFDHRLIDQSTAEIVETAKRTGAQVRGPIPLPTRKERYTILVSPHVNKDARDQYEIRTHKRLVDIVEPTDKTVDALMRLDLAAGVDVQISLG; via the coding sequence ATGCAGAACCAAAGAATTCGAATCCGCTTGAAAGCATTCGATCACCGTCTGATCGATCAATCTACTGCGGAAATCGTAGAAACTGCCAAACGCACTGGCGCTCAGGTTCGTGGTCCTATTCCACTTCCTACTCGTAAAGAGCGTTACACCATTCTTGTATCACCGCACGTTAACAAAGACGCGCGTGATCAGTATGAAATTCGCACCCACAAACGTCTTGTAGACATCGTTGAGCCAACTGATAAAACAGTTGACGCTTTGATGCGCCTTGACCTTGCTGCTGGTGTAGATGTGCAAATCAGCTTGGGCTAA
- the rplC gene encoding 50S ribosomal protein L3 has product MIGLIGRKVGMTRIFTEDGVSIPVTVIECEPNRVTRVITEDNDGYRALQVTTGAKKASRVNKAEAGQFAKAGVDAGRGLWEFRLADGEGEEVNVADELKVDLFNEVKKVDVTGTSKGKGFQGAVKRWNFATQDFTHGNSLSHRAPGSIGQNQSPGKVFKGKKMAGHMGAERVTTQNLDVVRVDVERNLILVKGAVPGATNGNVIIKPAVKA; this is encoded by the coding sequence ATGATTGGTCTAATCGGTCGTAAAGTTGGAATGACTCGCATCTTCACTGAAGATGGCGTATCAATTCCAGTTACCGTAATCGAATGTGAGCCAAACCGCGTTACTCGTGTTATCACTGAAGATAACGACGGTTACCGTGCTCTACAAGTGACCACCGGCGCTAAAAAAGCAAGTCGTGTTAACAAGGCAGAAGCGGGTCAATTCGCTAAAGCTGGTGTTGATGCGGGTCGCGGCCTGTGGGAATTCCGTCTAGCTGACGGTGAAGGTGAAGAAGTTAACGTAGCTGATGAGCTAAAAGTTGACTTGTTCAATGAAGTTAAAAAAGTAGACGTTACTGGTACTTCTAAAGGTAAGGGTTTCCAAGGTGCTGTTAAGCGCTGGAACTTCGCTACCCAAGATTTTACTCACGGTAACTCTTTGAGCCACCGTGCTCCTGGTTCTATTGGTCAAAACCAAAGCCCAGGTAAAGTATTCAAGGGCAAGAAGATGGCCGGGCATATGGGTGCAGAGCGTGTAACTACGCAAAACCTAGATGTTGTACGTGTTGATGTTGAACGTAACCTAATTTTGGTTAAAGGTGCCGTACCAGGCGCTACCAATGGTAACGTGATCATTAAACCTGCTGTTAAAGCGTAA
- the rplD gene encoding 50S ribosomal protein L4 translates to MELVLKDAQSALEVSETTFGRDFNEALIHQVVTAFAAGSRQGSRAQKTRSEVSGGGKKPWRQKGTGRARAGTIRSPIWRSGGVTFAAKPQDHSQKVNKKMYRGAIRSILSELVRQERLIVVEKFSVEAPKTKELVAKLKDFDLNDVLIVTPEVDENLFLAARNLYKVDVRDVAGIDPVSLIAFDKVLVTADAVKQIEEWLA, encoded by the coding sequence ATGGAATTGGTATTGAAAGACGCGCAAAGCGCTCTTGAAGTTTCCGAAACTACCTTTGGACGTGACTTTAACGAAGCGTTGATTCACCAGGTTGTTACTGCATTCGCTGCAGGTTCACGCCAGGGATCACGTGCTCAGAAAACACGTTCAGAAGTGTCAGGTGGTGGTAAGAAACCATGGCGTCAAAAAGGTACAGGCCGAGCTCGTGCCGGTACTATACGAAGCCCAATTTGGCGCAGCGGCGGGGTAACCTTCGCAGCTAAGCCACAAGATCACAGCCAAAAAGTTAACAAGAAAATGTACCGCGGCGCAATCCGCAGCATCTTGTCTGAACTTGTTCGTCAAGAACGTTTGATTGTGGTTGAGAAATTCAGCGTTGAAGCGCCAAAAACTAAAGAATTAGTTGCTAAGTTGAAAGACTTCGATTTGAACGATGTATTAATCGTTACTCCAGAAGTTGATGAAAACTTATTCTTGGCCGCACGTAACCTATATAAAGTAGACGTACGTGATGTAGCTGGTATTGATCCAGTTAGCTTGATTGCTTTCGATAAAGTGTTGGTAACTGCAGATGCAGTGAAACAAATTGAGGAGTGGTTAGCATGA
- the rplW gene encoding 50S ribosomal protein L23 yields the protein MISEERLLKVLVAPHISEKSTMSAEADNTIVFKVVSTATKAEIKAAVEKLFEVEVTGVTTLNQKGKTKRHGARFGRRNDVKKAYVTLAEGSDIDFTGTAE from the coding sequence ATGATCAGCGAAGAACGTTTGTTGAAAGTACTAGTAGCTCCACATATCTCTGAAAAGAGCACTATGTCTGCTGAAGCCGATAACACTATCGTATTCAAAGTTGTTTCTACAGCAACTAAAGCAGAAATCAAAGCTGCAGTTGAAAAACTATTCGAAGTTGAAGTGACTGGCGTTACTACCTTGAACCAAAAAGGTAAAACCAAGCGTCATGGAGCTCGTTTCGGCCGTCGTAACGACGTGAAGAAGGCGTATGTAACCTTAGCTGAAGGTTCAGACATCGACTTCACCGGTACCGCAGAGTAA
- the rplB gene encoding 50S ribosomal protein L2: MAIVKCKPTSAGRRHVVKVVNTDLHKGKPYAPLLESKSKSGGRNNRGVITVRHIGGGHKQHYRLIDFKRNDKDGIPAKVERLEYDPNRSAHIALVLFADGERRYILAPKGVKAGAAIASGVDAPIEAGNCLPMRNMPVGSTVHAIEMKPGKGAQMARSAGAYAQIVARDGAYVTLRLRSGEMRKILSDCRATLGEVGNGEHMLRKLGKAGATRWRGVRPTVRGVVMNPVDHPHGGGEGRTSGGRHPVTPWGVPTKGYKTRKNKSTDQYIVRRRSKK, translated from the coding sequence ATGGCTATTGTAAAATGTAAGCCTACATCTGCTGGTCGTCGCCACGTTGTTAAAGTGGTTAATACTGACCTGCACAAAGGCAAGCCTTACGCTCCTTTGTTGGAAAGTAAGTCGAAATCTGGTGGTCGTAACAACCGCGGTGTAATTACCGTGCGTCATATCGGTGGTGGTCATAAGCAACACTACCGTTTGATTGACTTCAAACGAAATGATAAAGATGGCATTCCTGCGAAAGTAGAACGTCTTGAATATGATCCAAACCGCAGTGCTCACATTGCTTTGGTATTATTTGCAGATGGCGAACGCCGTTACATTTTGGCACCAAAAGGTGTTAAAGCAGGTGCAGCTATTGCTTCTGGTGTTGATGCACCAATTGAAGCAGGTAACTGTCTACCAATGCGTAACATGCCAGTAGGTTCTACTGTTCACGCGATTGAAATGAAGCCTGGTAAAGGTGCCCAAATGGCACGTTCAGCTGGTGCTTATGCTCAAATCGTTGCGCGTGATGGTGCATACGTAACTCTACGTCTACGTAGTGGTGAAATGCGTAAGATATTATCTGATTGTCGCGCTACTTTAGGCGAAGTGGGTAATGGCGAGCATATGCTACGTAAACTTGGTAAAGCTGGTGCAACGCGCTGGCGTGGTGTTCGTCCTACCGTTCGCGGTGTGGTAATGAACCCGGTTGATCACCCACACGGTGGTGGTGAAGGTCGTACATCTGGTGGCCGTCATCCAGTTACTCCATGGGGTGTTCCTACCAAAGGTTACAAAACTCGTAAAAATAAGAGTACGGATCAATATATCGTACGCCGTCGTTCTAAGAAATAA
- the rpsS gene encoding 30S ribosomal protein S19 → MPRSLKKGPFIDLHLLKKVEKAVESGDKKPLKTWSRRSMIIPQMIGLTIAVHNGRQHVPVFVTDEMIGHKLGEFAPTRTYRGHAADKKAKKK, encoded by the coding sequence ATGCCACGTTCTCTCAAGAAGGGTCCATTCATTGACCTACACTTGTTGAAGAAGGTAGAGAAAGCGGTGGAAAGCGGGGACAAGAAACCATTGAAAACTTGGTCTCGTCGCTCAATGATCATTCCACAAATGATCGGTTTGACCATCGCTGTCCATAATGGTCGTCAGCACGTTCCAGTATTTGTTACCGATGAAATGATCGGTCATAAACTGGGTGAATTCGCGCCAACTCGTACTTATCGCGGCCATGCTGCTGATAAGAAAGCGAAGAAGAAGTAG
- the rplV gene encoding 50S ribosomal protein L22, with protein sequence MEALAKHRFARGSAQKARLVADQVRGLPVEKALVTLQFSTKKAAGLVKKVLESAIANAEHNEGADIDELRVAKIFVDDGPTLKRIRPRAKGRADRIIKRTSHITVVVSDN encoded by the coding sequence ATGGAAGCTTTAGCTAAACACCGTTTTGCTCGTGGTTCTGCGCAGAAAGCTCGCCTGGTTGCAGATCAAGTACGTGGTCTACCAGTTGAAAAAGCGCTTGTTACGTTGCAATTTAGCACTAAGAAAGCAGCTGGACTTGTTAAAAAAGTTCTAGAATCTGCTATCGCCAATGCTGAGCACAACGAAGGTGCTGATATCGACGAGTTAAGAGTTGCCAAAATCTTTGTTGATGATGGTCCAACTTTAAAGCGTATTCGTCCTCGTGCGAAAGGCCGAGCCGACCGTATTATCAAGCGTACCAGCCACATTACTGTGGTTGTATCTGATAACTAG
- the rpsC gene encoding 30S ribosomal protein S3: MGQKVHPNGIRLGIVKPWNSTWYADKSEYADNLFSDHKVRQFLTKELKSASVSRITIERPAKSIRVTIHTARPGVVIGKKGEDVEKLRKNVAKLAGVPAQINISEVRKPELDAKLVADSISSQLERRVMFRRAMKRAVQNAMRLGAKGIKVQVSGRLGGAEIARAEWYREGRVPLHTLRADIDYSTSEALTTYGIIGVKVWIFKGEVLGGMPVAAAPEAPSKPKRGNKRNAK, from the coding sequence ATGGGTCAGAAAGTACATCCTAATGGTATTCGCCTAGGTATCGTCAAACCATGGAATTCAACCTGGTATGCAGATAAAAGCGAATACGCAGACAACCTTTTCAGCGACCACAAAGTACGTCAGTTCTTAACTAAAGAATTGAAAAGTGCTTCAGTGTCTCGCATTACCATCGAACGCCCTGCAAAGAGCATCCGTGTGACTATTCACACTGCTCGTCCAGGTGTTGTTATTGGTAAAAAAGGCGAAGATGTTGAAAAACTTCGCAAGAACGTAGCTAAATTAGCTGGCGTACCTGCGCAAATCAACATCTCTGAAGTTCGTAAGCCAGAGTTAGACGCTAAATTAGTAGCCGATTCTATCTCTAGCCAACTAGAACGCCGTGTTATGTTCCGTCGCGCTATGAAGCGTGCCGTGCAAAATGCAATGCGTCTAGGCGCTAAAGGTATCAAGGTTCAAGTTAGTGGTCGTTTAGGCGGAGCAGAAATTGCTCGTGCTGAATGGTATCGTGAAGGTCGTGTGCCACTGCACACACTTCGTGCTGATATTGATTACTCAACTTCAGAAGCGTTGACTACCTACGGTATCATCGGCGTTAAAGTTTGGATCTTTAAAGGTGAAGTTCTTGGCGGAATGCCAGTGGCTGCAGCTCCTGAAGCTCCTTCTAAGCCGAAGCGCGGTAACAAGCGCAACGCTAAATAG
- the rplP gene encoding 50S ribosomal protein L16: protein MLQPKRTKFRKQFTGRNRGLGKGQEVSFGDFGLKATGRGRLTARQIEAARRAMTRHIKRQGKIWIRVFPDKPITKKPLEVRMGKGKGNVEYWVAQIQPGKVLYEMDGVAETLAREAFELAARKLPISTTFVTRTVM from the coding sequence ATGTTACAACCAAAACGAACTAAATTCCGTAAGCAATTTACAGGTCGTAACCGTGGTCTAGGCAAAGGACAAGAAGTGTCTTTTGGTGACTTCGGTTTGAAAGCGACTGGCCGTGGCCGTCTAACTGCTCGTCAAATCGAAGCAGCGCGTCGTGCTATGACTCGTCACATTAAACGTCAAGGTAAAATCTGGATCCGTGTATTCCCAGACAAGCCTATTACCAAAAAGCCACTCGAAGTTCGAATGGGTAAAGGTAAAGGTAACGTAGAATACTGGGTAGCCCAAATTCAGCCAGGCAAAGTCCTGTATGAAATGGACGGCGTAGCAGAAACACTTGCTCGCGAAGCTTTCGAGCTTGCAGCGCGTAAGTTACCTATTAGCACTACTTTTGTAACGCGGACGGTGATGTGA
- the rpmC gene encoding 50S ribosomal protein L29 — protein MLANELKDKSVEELKAELLNLLREQFNLRMQASTGQLAQTHLLKNVRRDIARVKTILNQKAGA, from the coding sequence ATGTTAGCTAACGAACTTAAAGATAAAAGTGTTGAAGAGCTTAAAGCTGAGCTACTTAACCTGCTTCGTGAGCAATTTAACTTGCGTATGCAAGCGAGTACTGGCCAATTGGCTCAAACACATTTGCTTAAAAACGTACGTCGCGATATCGCGCGTGTGAAAACTATTCTGAATCAGAAGGCAGGTGCGTAA
- the rpsQ gene encoding 30S ribosomal protein S17, producing the protein MSDIRTLQGKVVSDKMDKSIVVAIERQVKHPIYGKYTKRTTKLHAHDEANVAVEGDVVTIKECAPISKTKSWTLVDVVVKA; encoded by the coding sequence ATGAGCGATATCCGTACATTGCAAGGTAAAGTAGTTAGCGACAAAATGGACAAGTCTATTGTTGTTGCTATTGAACGCCAGGTTAAACACCCAATCTATGGGAAATACACCAAGCGTACTACTAAGCTACATGCTCATGATGAAGCGAATGTTGCTGTTGAAGGCGACGTAGTTACCATCAAAGAGTGTGCTCCAATCTCTAAGACTAAGTCTTGGACTTTGGTAGACGTAGTAGTTAAAGCCTAA